Proteins from a genomic interval of Calypte anna isolate BGI_N300 chromosome 6, bCalAnn1_v1.p, whole genome shotgun sequence:
- the NT5C2 gene encoding cytosolic purine 5'-nucleotidase isoform X5 — MNEVGKVFLVTNSDYKYTDKIMTYLFDFPHGPKPGSAHRPWQSYFDLILVDARKPLFFGEGTVLRQVDTVTGKLKIGTYTGPLQHGIVYSGGSSDTVCDLLGAKGKDILYIGDHIFGDILKSKKRQGWRTFLVIPELAQELHVWTDKSALFEELQSLDIFLAELYKHLDSSSNERPDISSIQRRIKKVTHDMDMCYGMMGSLFRSGSRQTLFASQVMRYADLYAASFINLLYYPFSYLFRAAHVLMPHESTVEHTHVDINEKESPMATRNRTSVDFKDSDYKRHQLTRSISEIKPPNLFPQAPQEITHCHDEDDDEEEEEEEEEEEEE, encoded by the exons ATGAATGAAGTTGGAAAGGTGTTTCTTGTCACCAACAGCGACTATAAATACACAGAT AAAATTATGACTTACTTGTTCGACTTTCCACATGGACCAAAG CCTGGGAGTGCCCACCGACCGTGGCAGTCCTACTTTGACCTGATTCTGGTGGATGCACGAAAACCCCTCTTCTTTGGGGAGGGCACTGTGTTGCGGCAGGTGGACACG GTGACTGGGAAACTGAAGATTGGTACCTACACTGGCCCGCTGCAGCATGGCATTGTGTACTCAGGAG GCTCTTcggacacagtctgtgacctgCTGGGGGCCAAAGGAAAGGATATCCTGTACATTGGAGACCATATATTTGGAGACATCCTCAAATCCAAGAAACGCCAGGGCTGGAGGACCTTCCTTGTGATCCCTGagctggcacaggagctgcatGTCTGGACAGACAAAAGCG ccctttttgaAGAGCTACAGAGTCTGGACATTTTCTTGGCCGAGCTATACAA GCATCTGGACAGTAGCAGCAATGAGCGCCCTGACATCAGCTCCATCCAGAGACGCATTAAG AAAGTGACCCATGACATGGACATGTGCTATGGGATGATGGGGAGCCTCTTCCGCAGCGGCTCCCGGCAGACCCTGTTTGCCAGCCAGGTGATGCGCTATGCTGATCTCTATGCAGCTTCCTTCATCAACCTCCTCTACTACCCCTTCAGCTACCTCTTCAGAGCTGCCCATGTCCTG ATGCCACACGAGTCCACAGTAGAGCACACACACGTCGACATCAATGAGAAGGAGTCGCCGATGGCCACACGCAATCGCACCTCAGTGGATTTTAAAGATTCCGACTACAAGCGGCATCAACTGACCCGCTCCATCAGTGAGATCAAACCACCCAACCTCTTCCCCCAGGCACCTCAGGAAATCACACATTGCcatgatgaagatgatgatgaggaagaagaagaggaggaagaagaggaggaagaggagtaa